The uncultured Bacteroides sp. DNA segment GCACCAATACAATCCTTGCAACAGGCTAATAGTAGGGACATGCGATCACGTTGATTGATCTTCCAACTCTGTTCGGCGATATTCAGTAGCCATCCCTCAGGAATAAGTCCATCAAAAAAAGGAAATAGCACATTGCTATGATAAGCTTTATCCGAAAGCGGTAACGTCAAGCTCACATCTTCTGCAGCATCCAACAACAGATAAGCATCATCATAGGTGAAAGTAAACCCATTCTCATCCTCTGTCAGCACACCAACTAGCTGTTCACGCATATATATCCGAGCCTGTTTCATAAGTCAAACTTGCTTTTATCCATAGGCACAGCGCCAACTTCGGAGCCAAATAAATTTAGTATTTGATTCACCTTATCCAATCTCAGCGACTGCTTACCACGTTCAAGTTCGCGCACAAATCTCAAGCCCACTCCTGATTTTTCGGAGAGCTCCATCTGCGTAAGATTATACTCCTTACGCATCCGTTTTACATAATCTGATAATGTAGTGTATTCCATACTATACCCGTTTGGGTACAAATATAGTTATTTAATTTGAATTTGTACCCAAACGGGTATAAATTAGTAGTTTGAGTAGTTAATTGTACCCGATAAGGTATGATGGGCTATTAGAAAAAAATCTAAATCAATAATATCTTACCGCTTCCGAATAAGATTTATTTGATAAATAATGAACCAAATACAAATAATAATCGTAAACATATGAGGAATAAACTCTCCCATATAATAGTCCAAATAGTGATGCCTACTCAAGCTACTTTTAACTAAAGTACCAAAAACAAAATTCACCAATTGAAATACTAACGCACACAATCCGAGTAAAATAATTATCACTCTAAATAAAGTCTCATATTTCTTATTTACCATAATATATTTTTACATTTAGCTCTTATTTTTTAATCCGATATTTCAAGTTTATCCAGATAAAAGGCAGCTATATAAACAAGGAGCGTGTGTGGAAAATTACATAAAGAGCCCAAGCAACTAAGATTATTAAGGATATTGCAAATTCTGTTCTATTCTTTTTTATCCATGATCCATAAAAAAATAAACTAACAGAAAAAGCAATAATACAAATGAATGGCATCAAATAAAAAGAATACACTGCAATTTCAAAGGGTCTTTCAGAAACATCCTCCACTAAGCTATATATAAACACAATAGTCAATAGTGTCCAAGTGCCCAAAGTAATTAATGTTATCTTGATAGGATTCATAGTTATTCTATTTTAATATGGAAAACTCTATATTACACTGTTCTTCATATTATGTGCCGCGAAAAGGACTTCACACAAGCGCTAATTGGCATTAAAGAGAAGACTTATACCGACGTTTCTGGTAGTCTTAATTTGTAAGTTTGGGTCAATTAGTTTTTTTCTTAGTTTAGCAATGAATACGTCCAAACTACGCGAGGCACAACGAAGATCTCCTTTGGTATCCCAAAAGAGTTTCAATAAATCCTCACGTTTCACAACTTCATTCTTATGCTTCCATAAAGCTTCGAAAATCTGAGCCTCGCGAGTAGTAAACACAACGTCTCCATAGTCCATATTTTTAAGTGTGCAATGATCAATGTCGAGAATAGAGCTGCTCAGCTTCTTAACTTCGATTTCATTTTTAAGTCTATCGACACCTCTCAATTTATTCAAGGCTTTAAGATGTACATCAAGCTCCTCTGGTATAAAAGGCTTCTTCATGTAGATATCAATACCAGATTTATACCCATTCACCACATCCTTAACAGAGCCTTTAATTGATGCAAATAATATGAGCGTTTTATCATCCGTTTTACGAATTTCCGTTACCATATCATAACCACTCATCTCAGGCAACTCTGTCTCGCATATAATAATGTCAGGCCGTTTTTCTCTCCAAGCTTTCAAGCCTTCTATCCCATTACTAGCTGTTATTACCTTATAACCTCCAATAATATCTTCAAACTCGGTTTTTATCACATATTTTAAAGTTGCATCATCATCTACCAATAATAGTTTCGTCATAACCATGTCCCATTAAGTTTCCTATAATTACATATATACATCCAAAACAGTAAAAAACGCCCAATAAATGAGTAAAAGTAAGAGTAGTAGATCAACATATTTCATAGTTAGATTATCTATTTAAAAGTACACTACTTTTGTAAAATATTAAATGAATGTAGAAAAGAACAAATTAAACGCAAAAATTTCAAAGAAGGTCATAAGTCGCTATTTAGATAAAACAAACTTATTTAAAGCTCAATTCACATTTGCAAAAATAGCAACATATTTGGACTGAATACCAATATTAAAAGAATATATTCTCACATTAACCTTTTTTAATCGATGAAGAAGTTTTGCCCATGATTAAAATTAAGTTAAAATATCCAATTTGAAAAATCTATTGATTTAATATGAAAATAGGTCCATTATAAAAGGGATAGGGGATATTTGCCTCTCATGTTTGCTTACATCACTTAGATAGCAGATAGGAAACTACAGCCGGAATAAATATTTCATTAGTTCCAAAGAGGAAAAGACATTATCACGTGACAACAAATGTAGATTTAGTTGATTATATAGCATATATTTACAATACTTAAATCATATAGCCTATTACAAAAACAGATCAATTTTCGATAGCCTGCAAGAGCATTGTTGCCGTTATGCTATTCACTGCATACTTTTGATTACTATTATATTCAAAATTGATTGATGAAATCTTTAATGGAAGTTTCTCTTTTTCTATTAAGGAAGTTAACTTAACTATATTAATAAATCTTCCACAAAGCATCAAAGTCCCGCAATATAATTTATAGTCATTCTCAGAGTCAATTATTTCAGGAGTATAGCTCACAATCTGAATGCCCTCAACAGCGAAACTATCTGCTAAAAGTTGGAGTATTCGTCCATTACTTAATAACGATTCAGAAGTTGTAGGCATGACATTTTTTTGTAATACCATCGCTGAGGCATTAGGAGGCAACATTTCAATTTTCTGATTCTCTTTATATAAATCATAGGTTTTCTTGATTCCTAATTCCCAAACAGCAATAGGAGCTATTATCAGTAAACAAATCAATTTAATGATTCCGGTATAAGCTTTCATAGAATGGATTATAATGTTATTTGTAGTTCAAAGTCAAAGAAATTAGCATTCTTTCGTCTGGCAAGCGAAACTATTTCCACCTTTGCAAACAATTTATCCGCACTAAGTAGTTGAGAAAAAAGAGTTACACTTCCAGGAGTCTCCACCCATCCTTTCACAATTATCGTATTAGCACGTATATCCAACCCCTTTTTATGTTTATTTAGGCCAGCACTACCATTGGAAAAAGGAAAGATAGAAAGCACATTTAGTCTAAGATTAGTCGGTACATAAGAGGCTATTCTATCAGCGATAAGAGAAAAAGAGCAATCCGGTATTTTTTGATATTCATCTACTAATCGACTTAATTTATTTTCATTGTGTTGCTTAGCCTCATCACTCTTCCTTTTTATATTAATCTGGGTTTGCATTATCTCGTTTTCTCGCCGAAAATGAGCATTCGCAAAATAATTACCAAGCAATGTAAAGAAGAAGAATATAAGTATTGGCAGTTGCAGCTTATGATACAATACATCACAAACAATCTGCATTATTGGGGGAGATTTGCGGATTGCCCTGAAATTCATTTCTTCCTGATAAAACGCCTTCAATAATGCTTTTATATCCGAATCGCCTCTTTTTCTAATTAGTGTTTTTATGATGTATATTCTATTTTTCTTTAAGTCCTCCAATAAATCCTGAAGCATTTCTTTACGCACAAATGAAAGTATCTGTTCACCTCCTCCATCAACAAACGTCATGTCCCAAAATAGTTCTTCGTTTTCTGTAATCTTATTTATATAAGCGTCTCCTTTTACACACTGTTTAGAAACGACTTGATTACCGGTCACAAAAAGAACCGCCATATTATGCTTCCACTTTTCCAATGACTTTATTCCCTCGAATTGTTTTGGGTCGAGACAGATTTGATCCTTTGCATATTTTACCTTCCACAACTTTATGCTTATCTCTTCACCAGTTGTACATATTTCAAAAAACAACATATTTCTTATCATAATAACTTATTCAATAATTGAGGGTTTGATAAAAATATTAAGCTTTTGTAATTTCTTACTCTTGGATGAAGAGCCAAATAACCATTTTAAAATAGGGATACGCGCAATAAGAGGTAGGCCTGTGCTTGATTGGTTTGACAAACTTTTTTCAATACCTCCTAAAAGCACCATTTCTTGGTTTCTTACCTTAATAATAGAATTAAAGCTTCGGGTAGTTGCTCCCGGAGGTGCATTCTCACTTTCACGTTCCGTGAACTCGCTTTGTGAAAGATCTACTTTAAGAGTGATACAACTATCCAGACTAACATACGGAGTAATATCCAGCGTCAAACTAGCCTCAACATTTTTCCACTGATAAGACTCTGACTGTAACGGATTTTGTGTACCGATGATGTTTGTTTGAGTCTCCTTGTAATATTTTGTCTCTCCACTTTTCAAGGTTGCTTTATGCCCATTTAGCGTGGCCAGCTTGGGTGTAGAACGCAATATAACCTTTCCATTTTCTTCCAACAGCTTTAAACCCATATAAAAGTTGGGACTTACTTTTCCAAGATTAATGGAACCAAATCCATTAAAAGAATTTATTAGTTTATTAACAGAGTTAGCATTGAGAGAGAAATTCACTCCGGGGCTAAGAGTTCCTGATGTCGTAGCCGGTGTTTTACCGAGCCCCATAGACACACCCGCTTCCCGTGTGCTGCTATCTGTGGCATCTACAATGATCACATCAATAGATATCAATGGCACACTTTTGTCGATTTCGCCTATAAAAGAAATTAGTTGCATCAATTTTCGTTGATCTCCGCTAGCCACAAGACTATTTAGATCAGGGAAAGTCAGAATTTCCACACCATTCTTTAACTCTGCCGGAATTGCCTCCATCACCTTATCTACCGTCCTAAATTTCATTGGAATCACTCTTATGGAAGAAAGGCTCCCATTTTCATTCACTTTACCAAATAAATAAATACCATTCTCAATGCGCCACGTAAAGTTTGTCCCGGTAAATAAGACTTTTAGAAAGGAGTTAAGATCTACCTTTTCAACATATATACCCGTAGGATGATCCAAATTATCAGTGAAAAAATAATTTAACTTAAGCCGTCTGCAAATATCCGGCAAGATATTACGGATATTGCCATTGCTTATTCTGGCGGTAACTAAGCCCAAAGAATCTACGCTAAGCTCATCCATACTAAAGCTAAACCTACTTTGCTGCGCCTCATTTTTATCTTCATTCCCTTGGTACATAGTCCAAGT contains these protein-coding regions:
- a CDS encoding HipA N-terminal domain-containing protein translates to MKQARIYMREQLVGVLTEDENGFTFTYDDAYLLLDAAEDVSLTLPLSDKAYHSNVLFPFFDGLIPEGWLLNIAEQSWKINQRDRMSLLLACCKDCIGAVSVIPIDEEE
- a CDS encoding helix-turn-helix transcriptional regulator, which codes for MEYTTLSDYVKRMRKEYNLTQMELSEKSGVGLRFVRELERGKQSLRLDKVNQILNLFGSEVGAVPMDKSKFDL
- a CDS encoding response regulator transcription factor; protein product: MTKLLLVDDDATLKYVIKTEFEDIIGGYKVITASNGIEGLKAWREKRPDIIICETELPEMSGYDMVTEIRKTDDKTLILFASIKGSVKDVVNGYKSGIDIYMKKPFIPEELDVHLKALNKLRGVDRLKNEIEVKKLSSSILDIDHCTLKNMDYGDVVFTTREAQIFEALWKHKNEVVKREDLLKLFWDTKGDLRCASRSLDVFIAKLRKKLIDPNLQIKTTRNVGISLLFNAN
- a CDS encoding type II secretion system protein GspD; amino-acid sequence: MKRYLFLISALILFFSFVCLGNMHAQTTDSLRLSVLKETLDRAVQIDSSYNEKMDFSVSNMSIAELFKNIAKVSGVNINVNFSAERSITCNFKQIRIIDILFFVCKEYSLDVELVGNILSVNLYRAPIKEPKLKIDYDPDKKEVSFDFTDAKLVNVAKSFSQKTGVNIVVPQKLFAYKVSSFGNSMAIDEAIQSIAVVNALIAQKKDKTTWTMYQGNEDKNEAQQSRFSFSMDELSVDSLGLVTARISNGNIRNILPDICRRLKLNYFFTDNLDHPTGIYVEKVDLNSFLKVLFTGTNFTWRIENGIYLFGKVNENGSLSSIRVIPMKFRTVDKVMEAIPAELKNGVEILTFPDLNSLVASGDQRKLMQLISFIGEIDKSVPLISIDVIIVDATDSSTREAGVSMGLGKTPATTSGTLSPGVNFSLNANSVNKLINSFNGFGSINLGKVSPNFYMGLKLLEENGKVILRSTPKLATLNGHKATLKSGETKYYKETQTNIIGTQNPLQSESYQWKNVEASLTLDITPYVSLDSCITLKVDLSQSEFTERESENAPPGATTRSFNSIIKVRNQEMVLLGGIEKSLSNQSSTGLPLIARIPILKWLFGSSSKSKKLQKLNIFIKPSIIE